The DNA segment GATGGCAAGACGCCGGTCGACGCGACCATGGAGTTCAGCCTCGATTTCCCCTTCGATTTCACTAATTCCGACGGCACGACGGCGGGCGACGTCGACTTCACGGCCGTAGCGACTCACGAGATCGGCCACGCGCTGGGCTTCGATAGCGCCGTCGACGACATCGTGGGGGGCGTTAAGCAAGTCAGCATGACGCCGCTCGACATGTTCCGTTTGGCGCCGGGCCAGGGGGCTACGAATTTCACCAACGCGCCGCGCCTGCTCGAGTCCACGGCCGTGGGCACGCAGGTCTTTTACGACGGCGGAGAGTTCGACAATCCTTCGTTGATGGTTCCTGGTTCGACGGCGGGCGATATCCCGCTCTCGACCGGTACCGACTTCCAAGCCAGCCACTGGGAGTACCGTGGTGATCTCTCGTCCACGACGCCGATCGGCATCATGGACCCTGTCATCCTCAACGGCGAGCACATCCAGCAGACCGACATTCGAGCGATGGAACTGTTGGGGTGGAATACCTCGAGCACGGCCGGGGCCGGCGCCTGGCAGGGGATCACGCTCACGCAATACGCCAATGACCGCAATGTCGCCCTGGTCAACGAGCTGGAGCCGTCGTATACCGGTTCGACCGGTGATACCAACGGCGCGATTACCACGGCGCAATCGCTCGGTTCGTTGGCCCCCGACCAATTGAACGGCGACGAGAATCTGCGCCTGGGTTTCACGGTCAACGGCTCAATCAGCTACGACAACCCGGCGGATCAGGACATCTATTCGTTCCAGGGTACGGCCGGTACGGAAGTGTGGATGCAGATTTCCAACACCACATCGTCCCTCGATACGGTTTTGCAACTGGTACAAGTCGCCAGCGACGGGTCGACGACCGTCGTGGCACAGAGCGACAACGCCTACGCCGAACTGACGACCCCGGGGTTGATGCAACAGGAAAATCTGGCGATCAATCCGAACGCGTATTCGACCTCAACGACGACCTACGCGCCAAATCCGCAGCCACTGGCGCTCGGCAATTTCTCGGGCGGCGTTCCGTCGTTGGCCAACGACTTCCAGCCCGATCCGACCGGCGTCAACGCGGAGTTGTACAGCAAGAACCAGATGGACGCGGGAATGCGGGTGACCTTGCCGGGAACCGCCGGGCAGACGTTTGCCTACTACGTGCGCGTACTGAGCAAGAACGGGCAGACCAGCGGCCAATACACGCTGCAGATCCGCCTGCAGGAACAGCCCGAGGTGGCAGGCAGCACCGTCCAATTCGCCGATATCCGCAATGCGACGACAGCCATCAACGTGCAAGGGCTGCCAGACAGCTCGCCGCTGACCAGCACTTCTACGCAAGTCTTCAATCCCAGCCTGGTCAACGGGATCTCGAACGATACGTTCAATGGCGCGCAGGACCTGGGTAACCTGCTGACGAGCGACCAGAACATCATCAGCGTTTCCAGCCAGTTGGTCAACGCGGCACAGGTGCAGTGGTACAAGTTCACGCTCGACTACGCGGACGTGCAAGCGATCGAAGGGGGTACCGACGCCAACCAGTCGTGGGCCACGATGTTCGACATCGACTATGCCGGCGGCACCGCCCGCCCGGACCTCACGCTGTCGGTCTTCGACGCGCTGGGCAACTTGATTTACATCAGCCGCAACTCGAACGACGTGGGTGACCAGCCGACCCCCACCGCTTCGGCGCAATCAAACCTTTCGACGGGCTCGTCGAGTCCGCTCGATCCGTTCCTGGGTACGGTTCAGTTGCCGGTGGGCGCGAGTAAGACGTACTACGTCGCCATCAGCTCGGACGCGGAGCTGCCCACGGACCTGTCGCAGACGTTCCTGCCTGCGGCCAACAGCCCCGAGGCGATCGCGAATCCGTCCTTACCGACGGTCCCATTGGCCTTGTCGCTGGAGCGCATGGAGCCGGTGGATAGCGTGACGCGGATCGTCGAGGATCATATCGATCCCACGGTTCCCGCTGGCTCGGGCGCGCTGTCGCAGTTGCCGCTCAATCCCGGTGGCGGCTACACCACTTCGGATGGTAGTACGATCAATCCGACGACGACGTCGATCCTGCCGATTGCGCCGGCGTTTATTAACAATCCCAATCCGAATCAGCCCAGCTCCGTCGTTAACGCGCTCGCGGCCAACGTGGTGTCTTATGGGCTGGGGGATGTGCCCTTGCTCATCGCGGCGGAAAACGATAACGCCGTTCCCACCCAGTTGTTCTCGGTGAATGCCGCGACAGGCGCCATCAACAACAACGGCAACCCCATCGGCCGAATTCCCAGCGTCAGCGGCGGCAACATCGCGGCCACCAGCACGATCACGATGCGCAGCGACGGTTTGCTATTCGGCGATCAGACGATTCTGACCCCTAACGCGAACGGCGGCGATACGGTCCTCATCGATCCGTCGAATGCGCTGGCTTACGTTGACGGGCCTGACAATATTGCGGCCGGGCAGATCCCACAGTTCTCACCGACGACTCCGCCTCCGCCGCCAAAAGTTCCTAACAACGCGGTCACCACCGATCCCACACAGGCGGTCGGCGGGATGACCTTCATCGACACCGGCGTGGGACACGGCACCATCGACTCCTCCGACACCGACCATTACTACGCCTACTACGCGGTGACGGACAATTTCGGGGTCTCGCACTTGTACCTGGTGAATCCAACCAATGGCACTGCCACCGGCAACACGATCTTCAATCCCGTGCCGCTCAATGGCGCGGGAACGTACGGGCCGAACGACGGCACCATGTACATGGATCCCACCAAGCTGAATTACGTTCCCTTCTCGGGGAACGAGTATGTCACGAATAGCGATGTTGGCACAGTGACCGGACTGGCGACCGTGCAACAACAAGGCGTGATCATCCAATTCCCGCCCGCGTCACAAATCGACGACGGCGCGGTCTTCAGCATTTCCGACTCTTCTCACACCGACAAGTTCGAGTTCATCTTCACCCAAGGCGAGAATACCGGCACGAACATTCCGATATTGATCTCGCCGACCGACGATGCCGCCACGGTCGCCACGAAGGTCAAGGGCGTGCTCGATTCACTCGTTCCGTCGAAAACGAACATCAACCCCAATAACCTGAACATCGCCACCGAGCAAGACGGCGCCTTCCTCACCGTTATTGGGGCGTTTGGCGTCAATGGTGGCACTGCGCCTATCAATACCTTCGGCTTACCAGAAGGAGGTCAGGCGGTATATGGCGTTACGGCCAGCGGCCAGTTCATTTCGATCAACACCGAATTCGACTCGATCTTTTTCAACGGGAACCCGCCGCAGGGCATCGTCAAAAGCATTAGCACGTTGGGCATAAACGTCCAGTTCGCTGGCCTGTGCGCGCCCCCCCAAGACCTGGACATCAACGGCGACGGCTTCGGCGGCGACCTGTCGAATATCTTGTTCGCCATCACCACCACCGGCGATATTTACGCCATCGACACCACGCTCAACAACGGTGCCGGCGGGATCGTCACTTCCGTACCTTCGAAGGTCGGTGGCGCGACGGTGAACCTGTGGCCCAACGGCGCCAATCACCTGAGCACCGGGATTCACAACGTACAGGGCCTGGCTTTTTCGCCCGTCGACGTGAATCTCTGGCATCCGACGACCCTGGGTGCGACCGATCCGGGACATGGAATCAACGCCGCTCCGGACAACAGCCGCGACCTGGGCACGAATCTCCCGGGCACAAACAACACCGACGTGGCGGGCGGCGCCAGCTACTACTTCGGTTTGGAAGACTACGAGAGCAACAGCCCGGCGACCGCTCCGTTCCATTACCTCTCGTACCCGACGCTGACGCAGTTCGACTCGCCGACTTCGCTCATTACCGGCGCGCTTCCGGGCACGCCCAATGCCCAGTACGGCTTTAATCTTTCCAACGAGCAGCAGGCGCTCACGGCGTACAACGCGGGTGAATGGCCCATTCCGGCGGAAGTCACCAGGAACAGCCTGCAGCATTTGCTGATCGGCAACAATGACTCGGCGCCGGGAGGAGCGCACGGCGACTTGATCACCGATTCGTTCAGCCTGGACGGCTATTCGGCCAACGACGTGCCGACGTTGTATTTCAACTATTTGTTGTCGGCCGGCTGGAACCAGTCGACAGAATCAGGAGCGGACATTGCGAAGGTGTCGGTCTCGACCGACGGCGGCGCCACCTGGAAGGTCGTGGCCAGCAACCAGTCTTCGGACATGGCCCAATATCAGTCGGTATTTTCCAACACCGGCTCGGGCAACCCGCTGCAAGGAAATCAGTTCCTGTTCAACGCCCCCTTGGTCAACCCGGCCGACCCGACGCAGGGCATTATCGACACCTGGCGACAAGCGCGCATCGATCTGTCGCAGTTTGCCGGTGATTCGAATATCAAGCTGAAATTCACGTACGTGGCTACGGGCGCGAACGACCAGGCTTACCTTGCCAACGGCGGAAATAACAGCGCCGGCATTCAAGCCGGCCTGGCCATCGACGACATCGAGGTGGGGCTGGCCGGCCGCGGCGAAATGGTCACGCAGGACCCCAACACGCTCAACAAGTCGACCGATCCGACGACGCTGAATTCGATCACGACGTTTTTCACGGTTCCGCAGCCGCCCTCTGGCTCGGCCACGCAATCGCTGGTGGGCGCGTACGAGTTGTCGATCCGCCGTGGCCAGGAATATGCCACCACCCAGTTCGGTATCAGCAACGCCATCGCCGTCGATCCCACGAAACTGCTCTTGGGCAGCGACCGGTCCGAAACGAACTATTCGATGCTCGCGCCGGGCATGGTCGAGATGGATCTCGATTCGTTGATCATTCCGGCATTTAGTTTCTCCCTGTATGAGAATCCTGCGGCGAATCTATCGGCGCCCGCCACATTCTCCATCAGCGATGGCTTTGGCAATTCGAAGACATTCGAGTTTGACTCCGAGACCTTGCCGATCGACACGAGCAATCCGCTTGATCCGATCATTGACTACATTCCCAACGGCGTCGCCTCGGGCAATGTCGGTATTCCGTTCTTCTCGCTCAATCAGGACGCCCTGGTTCCGCTCACGCAAGTGCAGCTGAATCAACTCAATCAAACGATCGTCAACACCATCAATGCGCAAACAAGCAATTCGTTCCGTGTGCGGGCGGTGCTCGACCCGTCGGGCAAGATTTTCCTGATTCCCACGACTTCGCAAACGGCGCAGGTGAGTGTCGACGTGAGCAATTCCGTGGGATTGCTCAATACATCACCGCAGATCGTGGCCGGCGATACATTCACTCTGAGTGATGGCGTTTACAGTCGCACGTTCGAATACGTTCTCAAGGGCGGTACCGTCACTACCAATGGGCAACTACTGCCCGACGGTAATCACGCCGTCCTTTTCACGACCGCGGACAGCCCGAACACGGTCGCGACGAATATTCTCAAGGCGATCAACAGTCAGACCAGTTCGCTGTTCGGAGTATCAGCTTCGATCCAAGGCTGGAATGGCACTGGTCCGCAGCCGAACGGGCCGCCCACCAGCAACCAGATCAACCTGTTCGGCGCGCAGGTGCTGTCGAACGGCGTCCCGGGCATCACCGTGCTGAAGTACGACAACCGCGGCGACGTCAACCCGGTACGGGCGCAAGGTGAATTGATCATCGCCAACAACGATATCCGCAACGCCTCGAATTACGGCATCAACGTCACGCCGGCGGTGCGCGACGCCACCGACGCGCAGCAGCAGTCGGCGGCCAACCTGCTCACGCTCAACAATTCGGTCAATCAAAAGTCCGTGGCGGTGCCGCAAGGTCCGCTGTTCCCCGGAAGCAAGAATTTCACGTTCGGCCTGGGTCTCGTGCCGGGCGTCGTGATCGAGAACAACATCATCGACAGTGCCGGAACGGCCGGCATCAATTTCACCGGCGACGCCGATACCGACTCGCAGGGCAACATCATCCCGACCGCGGTCGTTGCGTTCGGGAAGATTGTCAATAACACGATCTACGGCGGCGGCTCGGGCGTGGGCATCGCGGTCTCGAAGAACTCGAGCCCGACCTTGCTCAATAACATCCTCGCCAACTTGTCGATCGGCGTGATCGTCGATCCGTCGAGCTCGACGACGGTGCTCGGATCGAACTTGTATCAAGGCAACACGCAGAACACAGTGGGCACGGGCTTGGGATTCTCGGCCGCTACGCCTTCGGCCGCTGCGCCCTTGTTCGTCAACCCGACGCAGCATAATTTCAACCTGCTCGAATCCAACAGCTCGGGCTTGCCGAACCTGGCCATCGACAGCTCGACGCAGACGCTCGCCGATCGCCCCGCCATGACGGCGGTCGATAGCCCGGTGGGAATCGGCGTGGTCAACGGCGTGGTCGTCGGTTTCCCCATTATTGCTCCGGCCACCGACGAGACGGGCAAGCTGAGGATCGCCGACCCGAACGTGCAGTCCAGCGGCGGATCGAGCGGAAGTAACATCTTCATCGATCGTGGTGCGCTCGATCGCAGCGATTTCACCGCGCCCACGGCCGCGCTGTTCAACCCGGCCGACAACGGTGCGACGGATCAGGATCCCACGCTGAACAGTGTCCTGTACGGTGGTGGTCCGCTGCCGAATTTCCAGATTCAGCTCAGCGATGGCACCGGTTCGGGCGTCGACGATTCGACGGTTTCCACGGCCAGCTTTGCCGTCTACATGGACGTTCCGGCCGGCCAGAATCCCGCCAACTTCCCGCAGGATTTGTTGACCGACGGCAATCAATACGTCTTTACGTACGACGCCGTCAACCACATCGCGCGATTCACGCCGACGATTGGCAGCTGGGCCAGCGGCCACTCCTATACGATCGTGGTGGCCAACTCGGGTCCCAACGCCATTAAGGATCTCTCGGCCAATCCGCTGAACCCCAATAGCGACTCGGGTAACACGGCCGGCCTGACGATCTTCCAAGTCTCGATCCAATCGATGAACTTCGGTACGGCACCGGCGCCGTATCCGACAACGCTCGCTCAGAACGGCGCGCGGAACATCGTCAACGGCGACGGCCTGTTCCTCGGCTCGAGTGAAAGCTCGTCAGCCGACGGCCAGCCCAATGTCAACGCCGGTAACGGTCAGTTGGGCAACGGAGTCGTATTCGGCACCTTGGTGCCCGGCACCGTCGGCTCGGTAGTCGTCACCGCGTCGAAGTCGGGTGGCAATCTCAACGCCTGGATCGATTGGAAGGGAGACGGCAGCTGGGCCGACGCCGGCGATCAATTCGTCTTCTACAACAATCCGCAGCTCACCGGCACGCCCGTAACGACGCTGAATGCCGGTGCTCAGACGCTGTACTTCGCGGTGCCCGTCACCAACATTACGACCACCTACGCCCGCTTCCGGCTCAGTAGCGAGAGCGGCCTCTCCTACACGGGTTTGGGACAGGACGGCGAGGTCGAAGATTACAAGGTCGCGATCCAGCCGACCACGGCCTACACGGTGGTCCTGGCCGATCCCTCGAGCGGCAAACCGCTACCGATC comes from the Pirellulales bacterium genome and includes:
- a CDS encoding NF038122 family metalloprotease, translated to MGFWQLSRARRALFSKKKDLLGATLARRSSNLFIEPLEERLLFSIAPTLVSVISNIPTDGASLSTDPNHPTAFTQAPQQLILNFDSSQTIDPTTLAAGIQIVRANGDSIIGNSNDIALVAQPSNPVATKSYDYFEGIPEQTNQVVIRFLNTLPDDTYQISVTSALKNTSGQSVSNPQSLKFSLNYGAQVSAVVPQPVTRVNGVLTQAANQIQVYFTNDTLQTLPGTNNLDPSLFQLIFTGANGGTATTADDVTYNPTSVVYDSTSNMATLTFSKALDQLGSGTGTFRLRIGDDAVNGGTSTVDVGNSSKLPSIAGFTTFSGAFPVGQLDSANTLVSNSTLLTNAQIAAPDPNNPDDPLRDPLLYPGGVTDPGQQNQPAPTSSDTPMTGQIPAIDTIDDSNHFYSSPNIDPSSGVSPQATFGPDSAASGITTLYYNFRAIYGTDPLGNPLINQITAQQEQDVRDIFTLWGHYLGVQFVETATQGLTIATGDTRAVASYIPVTSLNGIEGLSQITGDDNTVTTIPVAIVSNLTDWGASEYGGAYFQQAMQQIGHYLGLNQSNDLPGLQVMGSSGAATDTSGNPITNTPEPVLPGNFDIMDGQYLYRPDGSDINVYSFSLEHSGTFSAETIAQRAPVSSLLNTVLTLYDSSGNMIARNDDYFGSDSYINVPLQSGQYYIVVTSTGNTDFNPNVPLSGNGGTTQGFYDLRLSFNPIPPDKQLTDIGGQALDGDLDGIAGGDFNFWFQVGDSSNTIFVDKTAAAGGNGSLTSPFNNLATALTAATSLSAGGTKEVILRIEGNGGADGNVSTLGDDVAYEIGRNSLGNPLSDGTTFNVPKGVTVMIDAGAVLKLQGANVNAGTFAQGDNRSGGAIQVLGTPHQSVYFTSDNNESIGVDTNPLHTTPLPGDWGGLVFQNDSDYEQNGVFLNYVAHADISYGGGPVNVVGQQQVYTPIDLVTSRPTILDNNIHDNGNAAISADPDSFQFSLVEGNSAAQGGTFIADYNRAGPLVHGNVLARDSINGLFIRIRVNAGEPIDVLDVTAQLASTDIVYVLSQNLEVQGETGGNVALDANGQVTDTTLADADGQARLSAGGGVGNLVVDPGVIVKSNNSRIEVGMGAQLIAEGTSAKPIIFTSLFDDTYGAGGVFATTGNFSSIGNAGDWSGFFFNPISTGSFDHVEITDAGGMSSIEGGFADFNAVEIYQATVRIADSVIENNAGGADSTNRNGRGSNAAAAIYVIGAQPVIVNNIIRNNKGDAISINANSLNAENVPDWGRSTGTLGRFTQFDDNYGPLVRLNVLQGNDMNAMEVRGATLDTQSIWDDTDITHVLLSNIDIPNFESVGGLELKSSPTQSLVVKLAGQTAGFTAGGQPLDISNRIGGTLQILGTPGHPVVLTSLGDNTVGAGVDLSGNPVLVTVPPTPSLNIQFEFDSTVPTAARAALQQAAAAWAAVIHTPVTITIDVSFAHGLPTDVLGDTLPVFASLDYDQVRSAMIANEQSDDQFLSLLPTFSQLQTTFPDNTYTLNSSMQVARSEALALGFSPNVLPTQVSKVDGKTPVDATMEFSLDFPFDFTNSDGTTAGDVDFTAVATHEIGHALGFDSAVDDIVGGVKQVSMTPLDMFRLAPGQGATNFTNAPRLLESTAVGTQVFYDGGEFDNPSLMVPGSTAGDIPLSTGTDFQASHWEYRGDLSSTTPIGIMDPVILNGEHIQQTDIRAMELLGWNTSSTAGAGAWQGITLTQYANDRNVALVNELEPSYTGSTGDTNGAITTAQSLGSLAPDQLNGDENLRLGFTVNGSISYDNPADQDIYSFQGTAGTEVWMQISNTTSSLDTVLQLVQVASDGSTTVVAQSDNAYAELTTPGLMQQENLAINPNAYSTSTTTYAPNPQPLALGNFSGGVPSLANDFQPDPTGVNAELYSKNQMDAGMRVTLPGTAGQTFAYYVRVLSKNGQTSGQYTLQIRLQEQPEVAGSTVQFADIRNATTAINVQGLPDSSPLTSTSTQVFNPSLVNGISNDTFNGAQDLGNLLTSDQNIISVSSQLVNAAQVQWYKFTLDYADVQAIEGGTDANQSWATMFDIDYAGGTARPDLTLSVFDALGNLIYISRNSNDVGDQPTPTASAQSNLSTGSSSPLDPFLGTVQLPVGASKTYYVAISSDAELPTDLSQTFLPAANSPEAIANPSLPTVPLALSLERMEPVDSVTRIVEDHIDPTVPAGSGALSQLPLNPGGGYTTSDGSTINPTTTSILPIAPAFINNPNPNQPSSVVNALAANVVSYGLGDVPLLIAAENDNAVPTQLFSVNAATGAINNNGNPIGRIPSVSGGNIAATSTITMRSDGLLFGDQTILTPNANGGDTVLIDPSNALAYVDGPDNIAAGQIPQFSPTTPPPPPKVPNNAVTTDPTQAVGGMTFIDTGVGHGTIDSSDTDHYYAYYAVTDNFGVSHLYLVNPTNGTATGNTIFNPVPLNGAGTYGPNDGTMYMDPTKLNYVPFSGNEYVTNSDVGTVTGLATVQQQGVIIQFPPASQIDDGAVFSISDSSHTDKFEFIFTQGENTGTNIPILISPTDDAATVATKVKGVLDSLVPSKTNINPNNLNIATEQDGAFLTVIGAFGVNGGTAPINTFGLPEGGQAVYGVTASGQFISINTEFDSIFFNGNPPQGIVKSISTLGINVQFAGLCAPPQDLDINGDGFGGDLSNILFAITTTGDIYAIDTTLNNGAGGIVTSVPSKVGGATVNLWPNGANHLSTGIHNVQGLAFSPVDVNLWHPTTLGATDPGHGINAAPDNSRDLGTNLPGTNNTDVAGGASYYFGLEDYESNSPATAPFHYLSYPTLTQFDSPTSLITGALPGTPNAQYGFNLSNEQQALTAYNAGEWPIPAEVTRNSLQHLLIGNNDSAPGGAHGDLITDSFSLDGYSANDVPTLYFNYLLSAGWNQSTESGADIAKVSVSTDGGATWKVVASNQSSDMAQYQSVFSNTGSGNPLQGNQFLFNAPLVNPADPTQGIIDTWRQARIDLSQFAGDSNIKLKFTYVATGANDQAYLANGGNNSAGIQAGLAIDDIEVGLAGRGEMVTQDPNTLNKSTDPTTLNSITTFFTVPQPPSGSATQSLVGAYELSIRRGQEYATTQFGISNAIAVDPTKLLLGSDRSETNYSMLAPGMVEMDLDSLIIPAFSFSLYENPAANLSAPATFSISDGFGNSKTFEFDSETLPIDTSNPLDPIIDYIPNGVASGNVGIPFFSLNQDALVPLTQVQLNQLNQTIVNTINAQTSNSFRVRAVLDPSGKIFLIPTTSQTAQVSVDVSNSVGLLNTSPQIVAGDTFTLSDGVYSRTFEYVLKGGTVTTNGQLLPDGNHAVLFTTADSPNTVATNILKAINSQTSSLFGVSASIQGWNGTGPQPNGPPTSNQINLFGAQVLSNGVPGITVLKYDNRGDVNPVRAQGELIIANNDIRNASNYGINVTPAVRDATDAQQQSAANLLTLNNSVNQKSVAVPQGPLFPGSKNFTFGLGLVPGVVIENNIIDSAGTAGINFTGDADTDSQGNIIPTAVVAFGKIVNNTIYGGGSGVGIAVSKNSSPTLLNNILANLSIGVIVDPSSSTTVLGSNLYQGNTQNTVGTGLGFSAATPSAAAPLFVNPTQHNFNLLESNSSGLPNLAIDSSTQTLADRPAMTAVDSPVGIGVVNGVVVGFPIIAPATDETGKLRIADPNVQSSGGSSGSNIFIDRGALDRSDFTAPTAALFNPADNGATDQDPTLNSVLYGGGPLPNFQIQLSDGTGSGVDDSTVSTASFAVYMDVPAGQNPANFPQDLLTDGNQYVFTYDAVNHIARFTPTIGSWASGHSYTIVVANSGPNAIKDLSANPLNPNSDSGNTAGLTIFQVSIQSMNFGTAPAPYPTTLAQNGARNIVNGDGLFLGSSESSSADGQPNVNAGNGQLGNGVVFGTLVPGTVGSVVVTASKSGGNLNAWIDWKGDGSWADAGDQFVFYNNPQLTGTPVTTLNAGAQTLYFAVPVTNITTTYARFRLSSESGLSYTGLGQDGEVEDYKVAIQPTTAYTVVLADPSSGKPLPIVNGNYVVLPGASFVAQVYVNDTRAVGATGVTQAFADLTHDNSLVSWVANSLVIAFPNGQSGTPNAGGQTDIDEAGGSLSGAPSSPGTPELLFSVTGTVSASALPNGTIVNFATAPATGAGHTTLISGTSTPVVATYGQASLIIPKGIWQNPNSLFQEDATDVWSPDINNDGFVNLKDIVNLITTYNSIGQVGLFGPTYPIAFPTSTGPYIDVNGDGFFNLGDIVAEVSYYNQFGPSVAPNQTVVTGQQAHFAMAPASQPTGSQETMASQQVTAVQQVSASQAVAPSQTTTTQQPVVVAQATAAPAVTTVATSSVQSSIVSMSSTVASSMSAPAAQAAAADSVFASDSFADPISANTEWSTGSVAQASVAARSVSTTASSGSGSDSSAVSAAVARSQVFAEHSQSVSLLDGDDDDSDLTFGSLGSDN